CGCCTCGCCGAACGGCATCGACATCACGTACGGCGCGAGCGGCTGGCAGGCCGCCAACGTCCGGCTGCTGCTGGGCACTCCGGACGTCAACGGCGACGGCATCCCGGACATCTGGACCATCCGGGGCGACGGCGCGGTCCGCTTCTACGCCGGCACTCGGGGCGAGATGACCCATGCCGGAACGCAGATCGTCGGCAACAGCGACGGGGTGGGCTGGAAGAACAAGCAGGCCATCGGCTGACCGTCAATGGCACCCGGGGCCCGGCCGGATTCCGGCGCTGTTGGCGAATCCGGGCCTGAGCGGGGCGTCGGCCTTCACGACCTGGTTGTGGTCGTGAAGGCCGACGTTGTGTTCGGGGGGCGTCCGTGTCGTTGCGTGTGGAGGAGCCCGGAGAGGTTCCGGCCGGGACGGTACGGGTGTGCGGCGGTACCGAAGCGGTGCCGCGGGCGTCGTCGTGGACATGGTGGGAGTGGGTGGCATCGCCCTCGGCGCGACAGGCGATGAGGCGTGCGACCTGGGCGGCGCTGCCATCGCGCCACCGGCACACCGCGTCTGTCGTCGCCCGGTCGGCGGGCGGGCGTGGATCGCGCAGTGCGCCTCGTCGACCAGTCCATGCAGGAGTGGGACCGCGTCAGCCGGGGCGGGGCGCCTTCGGCGTGAGCCGGCGTTTTGGTCTGTGGTCAGTCCGGAAGCGCTGGACAGGAGCGGGATAGCGGCGGGAGGAACTGAGAGCTTCGCCGCGAACCCGGCCCTGCCCTAGGTGTATTGCCCTGTGAGGTTGGGGACGCGGCTGGCGGGTGGTTTGCCTGCGAGCGCGGTGTGTCCGCGGTGGTGATTGTAGGTGTGCAGCCAGCTGGGGAATGCGTCGCGTCGTTGCTGCTCTGAGTGGTAGGGGCGGGCGTAGGCCCACTCGTCGAGGAGGGTGCGGTTGAGGCGTTCGACCTTGCCGTTGGTCTGGGGTCGGTAGGGCCGGGTTCGCTTGTGGGTGATCCCGGCTGCCGTCAGGCTGTCGCGCCAGTCGCGGGAGCGGTAGCAGGAGCCGTTGTCGGTCAGGACGCGTTCCACGGTGATCCCGACGCTGGTGAAATAGGCGTGGGCCCGCTGCCAGAAGGCGGTGGCGGTCTCCTTCTTCTCGTCGGTGTGGATCTCGCTGTAGGCGAGGCGGGAGTGGTCGTCGACGGCGGTGTGGATGTAGCTGTAGCCGGCGTTCTTGCGGGTCTTGCGGCCGGCCTGGCGGCCCAGCACCCTGTGGCCGCCGCCGTCGGGGATGTTGCCGAGCTTCTTGATGTCCACGTGCACCAGTTCGCCGGGCTTCTCGCGTTCGTAGCGGCGTATGTTCCGGCCGGTTGCACGGTCCAGATGGGTCAGACGGGCCAGCCCGAACCGGGTCAGGACCCGGTGCACGGTTGAGGGCACCAGTCGCAGGTGGTGGGCGATGCGGGCCGGGCCCCAGCGCCGCAGGACACGGACCTTGATGATTCGCCGCTCGGTGCGGGTCGGGGTCCGCCCGGGACTGTGACGAGGGCGTGAGGATCGGTCGGTCATGCCCGCTTCGCCGTCGTGGCGGTAGCGGGCAGCCCACCGCTGGGCTGTGGTCGGTGAGACCTGGAAGCGTTCGGCGGCACGCCGCAGCGGCCAGCCGTCCTCAACCACACAGCGGGCCAGACGCAGGCGCCCGGTCTCGGTCAGGGGTGCATTACGGTGGGGCACGAGGGCCTTTCGGTCAGGTGTAGACGTCGCAATCCACACCGAACCGGAAGGCCCTCACCTGTTCAAGATCCCTCCACCGAGACCTGGCTCACCCGTCCACAACCTCCCAAGACAGAACACCTAGGGAGGACGAGCGAGACGCTCCTGACTGGCGAAATCCCAGGTCAGGCGCCTTCTTTCGTTCCGCTAGAAGAAGCCGAGCCTCTTCGGTGAGTACGACACGAGCAGGTTCTTCGTCTGCTGGTGGTACAGGCGGGACATCCTCCTGACCAGCGCGAATGACCCTTCGGCTCGGCAGTTGTGCGATGTTGGACCGTACTCGGGCCCGATCGAGTGCCTCCGACGCGTCCCAGCGGGAGGGTTGTTCCACCTCGCCGGCGCTTCCCGTCACGTCGGGGTACTGAGCATGTGGCGGGCGGTCGAATCTCCCGCCCTCCAGAACGCCGCCTACGTCGCCGTCATCGGCTGGGAGACACTGGCCGCGGCGGTCCTCCTCGCCGCCACCTGGTTCTGGATCACGGGACTGCGCCGCGACGCTTACGACCGCGCCCGCGCGGCAAGCACGGTGGGGCTGGTGATGGTGCTGTCGCTGTTCGGGATGGGTTTCCTCGCGATCGGCGGCGAGTGGTTCGGCATGTGGCAGTCGTCCGACTGGAACGGTCTTGACGCCGCGGCACGCAACGTCGCGCTGGCCGCCTTCACGCTCCTCGTGGTGCACCTGCCCGGTGTCCGCCGGGCGGATCCCGAACGGACCTGACGCCCGGCGCCGTACGGCTGCTCAACGTGTGCGACCGAGATCGGCATCGGACGTCTGTTGGTCGAAGGCGTTACGGCCGGTCGCGAACTCTCACGGTGAGGTCGAGGCTGCATTCGACGGTGGAGCGAAGCGAGCGAAGTGTCCGTCCGCCACACAGGTCGACGGGAGATGTGCTGCGACCTGATGTGGCCACTTGGCCTCAAGGGATGGAGTGACCGGTGAGATTTACCTGGCCTGCGACGGCCAGGGCCGTCCGCCCGCGTTCACGCTCACGGGCGGGAACGTCAACGACTGGTGGTCGGACGGCGCGTGGTGATGCTGCCGACGTTCCGCTTCGGCACATGGGCGACAAGGACCGTGGTGCCCGCGAGCAACGTGGTTCCGGTGCAGCGCCGGGTCCACACCCGGCCCGGCCTCGGCGACCCGGCCGACGCCCTCGGCGCCCATGTCCGCGGGCACCTCCGGATAGACGCCGAACCAGCCCATGGCGAACAGCGGGTCCGCCCCGTTGATCGGCGAGGCCTCGACATCGACCACGACCTCGCCCGCTCCGGCCGAGATCTCGGCCCCGCCGACCAGGGCGATGGTCTCCTCGAGGTCACCGCCGACGGCGTTGAGCACCAGCTTGCTTGTCATCGTCCTTCTCCTCGTCCTGCCGTCGTCACAATCGGTGATCTTCAGTCGGGAAGCCGCTCGCCGTGGCTCTCGGCGACCATGTAGGCCGCGTACCACTCCGGCCAGTTCTCGTCGTGCTCTCCGCCGTTGCGGTCCTCGTGCTCGCCGTGAGCGTCCGCGGCGCGCTTGAGGGCGTCGACCAGGTCGGTCACCGACGCGTACGACGTGGCCGTCGCCTCGACGCGTCCGGGCAGCCGCTTGGTGACCTCCTGCAGCAGGAAGGCATTTCCGTCCGGGCTGTGAACGTCGCGAACGATCCGTAGCTCGCGCGGCCTCCCGCGATGCCGTCGACGCGGCCCCCGTCGGCCATCGGCCGGAACTGCGCGCCCGGGGTCTCCAGGTGGAAAACCTTGCTGATGTCGAGGCCCCGGTCGGCGAGGAGATCGCGTGCCCGGTGGACGTCGGAGACCACCAGGTAAAAACCCTCCGCCGTGCCCGGCTCCGCGCTGGTGATGTTCGTGCCGAACTGGATCGACGCGGGCGATCCGGGGGCGTGAACTGCACGACCCGGAACCCGTTGTCGAAGCTGAAGTCGGCGTCCAGCCGCCAGCCCAGACCCGCGTAGAACGCCTTGGACCGGTCGACGTCGCGTACCGGGATGACGACCGCTTCGAGCTTCAGGTCGGCGGTAGCGGAAGTGCTCATTGCCCTCACTTCTCGATGCTTGTCAGCGGGCTGCCGTCATGACCGAGAGTGCGCCGACGCCCGCCCGATGGCACCAGGGATCGACCCTGGTCGGTGCCCAAGGTGCGGGGCGCCGGGCGAGCCGGACACGGGGGTGACCCGGCCGGCGGCATATGAGGGCGGCGGGGGCTGCAGGACTCCGTCGGCGCCGGTGCCATGGGCGATCCCGGCCGCGCCGTGGCGCACGTATCGTGGGCCATCGTGGCTGGGGTGGTGGGCCCGATCGGCCCAGTGCGGTCGATGGCCTTGTGGCTGCCAGGCGCCGCGTCGACGCAGGTCACTCCGTCTGTGGCCCGTGTGCAGGGGCCTGACCTTCATGCCAGAACGCGGTACCGCGTCATGCACCCCGCCAGATGTTGTCGAAGGCCGCCTCTTCGACGCTTCGGCGCTGACGCTCGCCCTCCAGCTCGAGTTCCGCCTCACCGACGGCGGCCAGCACCGTGGCCGTGTCATCCGTCGGATCCGGTGCCTCGGCGGCCGGTTCGGCCGCTAGCCCGACGGCCGCCACGAGCGCGGTGAGAACGGGATCGCCCGCCTCCCGACGCTCCTGTGCCCGGCGGTGCGCGAGGGAGTCGGTGAGTACCAGTTCGCCTCCACTCCCGAAGGGCAGCCGGCGCCGGTGCGTCCGACTGAGGTCGCCGTCCGACTCCAGCGCCGCTTCATAGCCGTCGGCCAGGGCGCGGCCCCGTCGCCACAACCAGTCGTCCAGCGACTCGTACGGCTCGTGCCGGACGAGCGCGGTGCATGCCTGCCGCAGGAGGGCGTCCTGCGGTGTCGGGTCACCGGCCGGTACAAGGCGGTCGCCGTCCAGCCGGATGGCGCCGAGGTCCAGCAGGTCGATCGCCTCGGCGCCTGCGAGCGCCAGCGACAGGACGCCCCGGCCCACGGCACGGCGGGGGTCGAGTTCCATGACAGTGATCCACAGATCACGCGCTGTGCTCACAGCAGACTCCCGGAGAGTTCGACGACGTACACGATCAGGATCCGCCGGACAGGACCAGGGAGCGATACGTGGCGCCTGCCCGTGCCTCCGACGGCTGCGACGGTGCCGTCGAGGGCCTTGTCCGGGACGCGTTTCACGACGAGCCCCGGCGTGTGCCGGAGAGAACGTGGCTCGGTGTGCCTGCCTCCGCGACTTCGAAGACGCGGTCCTCCGCCCCCGCATCGGAGGACCGGTAAATGCGTTGCCTCCCGAGTTGATCGGGCCGCTCCCGCAGACTGGTGGGAGTGGCGCTGTCGACGGCATGGCGCGATCACCACTCGGCCGCGTCGACGACGGCCGTGGCGAAGCCCCGCGGATCCTCCTGGGGAACGTTGTGGCCGACATCGAGGACGCGGTGGTCGTACTTGCCGGTGAACATGGCGCGGTACGCGGATCCGTCGCCGGCCGGGGTGAAAGGGCCGTAGCGGCCGTCGATCGTGATCGTGGGCACGCCGATGGTCGGGGCCTGCTGCAGCACGCGCTCCAGGTCCGCGTACTCCGGCTCGCTGGGGACCAGGCTCTGCCGCCAGCGATAGTTCCCGATCACGATCGCGACGTAGTCGGGGTTGTCGAAGGCCGCCAGGGTGCGGTCGTACGTGTCCTGGGAGAAGTCCCAGGTGGGCGAGTTGAACTTCCAGATGAACCGACCCAGGTCGTGACGGTACAGGGTGAGCCCCGCCACGCCGCGCTCGGTGGCGAAGTAGTACTGGTACCACCATGCGTTCTCGGCCATGGGCGGCAGCGGCTTGAGGTTCGCCGCCAGATTGGTGATCAGATAGCCGGTCAAAGAGACCAGGGCCCGGCAGCGCTGCGGCCACATGGCCGCGATGATGTCAGCGGTCCGCGATCCCCAGTCGTAGCCGGCGATGACAGCCCGCTGGATGCGCAGCGCGTCCATCAGCGCGATGGTGTCCAGAGCGAAAGCGGCCTTATCGACGTTGCGCCGGGTGTCGGGGGACAGGAACGTCGTGCTGCCGTGGCCGCAGAAGTACGGCACGATCACCCGGTAGCCCTCGCTCGCCAACAGCGGGGCCACCTCGACGTAGCTGTGGATGTCGTAGGGGAAGCCGTGCAGCAGCAGGACGGGATGCCCGTGCGCCGGCCCCATCTCGACGTATCCGATGTTCAGTACACCTGCCTTGACGTGTTTCATCGGGCCGAAGGCCTTGCTCGTCGCGGCCGGGCTCGTCGCCGCCGGTCCGGCGATGTGTGCCGGGAGAGACTGCCCGGCAGCAGGGACGGCGGAGGCGAACGGGGCGAATGCCGCGGTGCCGGCGGCGATGCCCAAGAAGTGCCGTCGGTCGGGACTTGAACCCATGAGTGATCTCCTCGGTCAGGTCCGTGGTCGACGTGCGGGGCCGAATCCGGAGCCGCGACCCGCACCGGAACCACTGTGTGCGCGACGGTGCGCATTTCCCACCCGTGACTCACCCGGGTGCGGACCAACGAAGTACCTGGCGCATTCGGCATCTGTCCCCGACCAGGTTGGTGGGTGGCGTCGATGACAGTCGTCGGCGAGCTCCCCGGCTGACGGCGCCGCACGATCCGTGCAGGTGAGCGCCTCCCGTACCGCCGCCCCGGCCGCCGGGGCGTGGAACGCGGTCAGGGAGCAGAGCAGATCGGGGCCGAAGCCGGCTTCCTCGAGGAGCGTGTTGACCGCGTGCAGGCCGTTGACCAGCGTGATCAGTTCCTTGGCGGGACGTCGTACGGTGAGCCAGGCGTGGCCGTACGCGTCCGAGGTGTACGTCACGGGGTACGCCCCCGGTCCGGCGCTCAGGCCCGCGCTCTGGCCGTCGCCGCCCGCACCCCGATCGGGCCCGGCCACCCCTCGACGTCGAGGAGATCCTGAATGTTCCCCTCCAGGCGCGCGAAGGCACGCCCTCGCGTCATCCCTCGTCGGGGGCGTCGATGATGTTGCCGTCCTTGTCGAGGGTGTGGGTGCGCCAGTACACGTCCCACGTGTCGTCGACCTCGTGCGGCACCTTGCCCTCCGGATACCGGGCGAATCCCGCCGGAGGCTCCTTGCCGTCCTGGACACAGGCGGATCCGGTACCGCCTACGGACAGCACGGGGTACTCGCCTGAGCTGCAGACATCCTCCTTGTACTCCAACCCGGCGCATCCCGTGAGCACGGCCATCGCGGCAGCGCCCATCAGGGCGGCGACGAAGCGGTACTTCCCGCGTCGGACAGGGGCGGCGGCCCGGATCGTGCCCGAGGACGTGCTCATGAGGGTCTCCCGT
This is a stretch of genomic DNA from Streptomyces sp. R44. It encodes these proteins:
- a CDS encoding IS481 family transposase; amino-acid sequence: MPHRNAPLTETGRLRLARCVVEDGWPLRRAAERFQVSPTTAQRWAARYRHDGEAGMTDRSSRPRHSPGRTPTRTERRIIKVRVLRRWGPARIAHHLRLVPSTVHRVLTRFGLARLTHLDRATGRNIRRYEREKPGELVHVDIKKLGNIPDGGGHRVLGRQAGRKTRKNAGYSYIHTAVDDHSRLAYSEIHTDEKKETATAFWQRAHAYFTSVGITVERVLTDNGSCYRSRDWRDSLTAAGITHKRTRPYRPQTNGKVERLNRTLLDEWAYARPYHSEQQRRDAFPSWLHTYNHHRGHTALAGKPPASRVPNLTGQYT
- a CDS encoding GPP34 family phosphoprotein, translated to MELDPRRAVGRGVLSLALAGAEAIDLLDLGAIRLDGDRLVPAGDPTPQDALLRQACTALVRHEPYESLDDWLWRRGRALADGYEAALESDGDLSRTHRRRLPFGSGGELVLTDSLAHRRAQERREAGDPVLTALVAAVGLAAEPAAEAPDPTDDTATVLAAVGEAELELEGERQRRSVEEAAFDNIWRGA
- a CDS encoding alpha/beta fold hydrolase, coding for MGSSPDRRHFLGIAAGTAAFAPFASAVPAAGQSLPAHIAGPAATSPAATSKAFGPMKHVKAGVLNIGYVEMGPAHGHPVLLLHGFPYDIHSYVEVAPLLASEGYRVIVPYFCGHGSTTFLSPDTRRNVDKAAFALDTIALMDALRIQRAVIAGYDWGSRTADIIAAMWPQRCRALVSLTGYLITNLAANLKPLPPMAENAWWYQYYFATERGVAGLTLYRHDLGRFIWKFNSPTWDFSQDTYDRTLAAFDNPDYVAIVIGNYRWRQSLVPSEPEYADLERVLQQAPTIGVPTITIDGRYGPFTPAGDGSAYRAMFTGKYDHRVLDVGHNVPQEDPRGFATAVVDAAEW
- a CDS encoding SCO0607 family lipoprotein, which codes for MSTSSGTIRAAAPVRRGKYRFVAALMGAAAMAVLTGCAGLEYKEDVCSSGEYPVLSVGGTGSACVQDGKEPPAGFARYPEGKVPHEVDDTWDVYWRTHTLDKDGNIIDAPDEG